The Persephonella sp. genome segment ATCGATACAATCGTAAGAATTGCAAGCAAAGGCATTCCCTTAAAAAGAAAAAAGGACATCCCGAATACAGCAAAAAGAGAAAGTGCATCAAATATCCTTATAGAAACGAAACTAACAGCACTCTCAGATATAGGAATATTTTCTTTTTTAAGCATATAAAAAAATGATAATTCACCTGTCCTGAATGGCATAAAGATATTAAATACCGTGTTAAAAGCAGTAATCTTAAAGAGTTTTTTAAACTGGTTTATTGAGAGTGTAAGCTTCCATCTAAATGTCCTTGTCAAATATGAACCAACATAAAGAGCAAAGGCGATGATAATATTTACAGGATTTATCTCTTTAAAAAACTGCACAAACTTATCAAAACCTATTACCCTGTAAAACAGGTATATAAAACCTGCAGATATGGCTATAGAAACAAATAGTTCGAATATCTTAATGGCTTTTTTCTTCAACAAGCCCTCTGTTTACCACTTCAAGCTTTTTATCTCGGATTATTTCCTTGATTATATAAGGCCGTTTGCCTTGTGATTCGTAGTATGTTCTTGTAATAAGCTCAGCGACTATACCTGTTGAGATAAGCTGTATTCCGGAAAGGAAAAACAACGTTCCAAATATAAGGAGTGGTCTATTCCCAATATCTGCACCTGTAAACAGCTTTAGTCCTACAAGATAAAGCAGAATAACAGCACCAATTAGAAGTAGAACAGCACCCCATCCACCTAAGATTCTTAATGGTTTTGTTCTGTAATCCAGCAAAAATTTAACAAGTATAAGGTCTAATAAAACCTTAAATGTTCTGGATATACCATACTTTGATTTTCCGTATATTCTCGGGTGGTGTTTAACAGGTATTTCTGTTACCTTTGCACCGATAGCTTTTGATAAGGCTGGCAGAAATCTGTGCATTTCCCCATAAAAGTCCAGATTTTTGGCAACCTCAGCTCTATAAGCCTTAAGGGAACAGCCATAGTCGTGGAGATGAACACCTGTGACTTTGGATATGAGCCAGTTTGCTATCCTTGAGGGGAGAGTTCTACTAATAAATGCATCTTTTCTGTCTTTTCTCCAGCCACTTACAATATCATATCCCTGATCAAGCACCTCTAAAAGTTTTGGAATATCCTCAGGGTCGTTTTGAAGATCACCATCCATTGTGATGATAATATCTCCGCGGGCTGTTTCAAAACCTGCAGACATCGCTGCAGTCTGACCAAAGTTTCTCCTGAAATTAACCCCTACAACATGAGGATCTTTTTCTGATAACTCTTTTATAATTTCCCATGACCTGTCTGTAGAACCGTCATTTACAAAAATGATCTCGTAGCTTTTGCCAAGACTATCAAGAACTTTTTTTAATTTGTCATATAAAATAGGAAGGTTTTCTTCTTCATTATAAATCGGAATAACAACTGATAACTCTACCTTTTCCATTTCACTCCTTATTTCCTTGTAAATTTAACAATTCCTCTTATCCCAAGAGGTCTTAAGTTTTTTCTGTAAAATCTTGAGGCTTCTCTATACTCTTTGAAGTATCCTATTATAACAGAATAAATAGCTTTACCATCTATTATATCCCTTTTTATCTCCGGATTGTAACCTTTTGCTTTAAGTCTTTCTGCAATGGATATAGCTGCTTTTTTGTTTGAGTATCTACCGACAAGAACATAAAATCTGATTTTTGGTTTTACTATTTGAGGCTTTTCTTGAGTTTCAGGAGTGTATTTCGCTATGGTTTGTCTTTCTGTATATGGATTTGTATTCTCTGTATTTGGGTGTGCTTCGACTGAAGGGGTTATATTACCCTCTTGGTTGATATTAAATATATTTCTTCTTTTAACCGTTTTTTGGTCTATAAGGTTCAGGTATTTATCTATTTCCAGTTTGAGAAGCTCATTATTTTCAGCAAGTTTTTTAGCTTTGATTAAATAAATCCTTGCTTTTTCCGGATAATTTAAGTAATAGTAAGCCTTCCCAAGTCCAAGATATATTTGGGCATCAGATGCTCCTTTATTTACTGCTGCTAAAAATACGTTTAGTGCATCTTTGTATCTTTTCTCCTGTATATATAAATTTCCAAGGGCGATATATGCAGGTAATATATATGCATTATAGGCAATGGCTTTTTTTAGATTTTCTTCCTCTTTTTTCTTATCCCCTATTTCTTTATAAATCATTGCTATGTTGTAGTAAGCAAGGTCTTTTTTCATGTAGTTTGGATTTTCTATAGCTTTGTGGAAGTAGCTGATTGCCTCGTTATATTTCTTTTCCCTTGCAAGAATAGTTCCCAGATTTGTATATGTTTCTGCTCTATCAGGTGCTACTTCCAGTGCCTTTTTTAGAAATTGCTCTGCTTTTTGAAACTCCCCTACGTTGCTGTAAGCAATACCCAGTGCGTTGAGTATGTCAGGGTCATTAGGAGAAATCTGGTAAGCTTTTCTTAAATAGTAAATAGCCTGTGCATTATTTCCTGCTTCCAGATATGAAATTCCAAGTTTATAGTAATATGTGGCATTTTTAATCTGAGGTGTTTCTGAAACTGTTGAAGTTTTAGGGGCACAGGAAAATAAAGCAAATCCTGATACTAAAACTAATAAAAATAATATTTTTCTCATTTTCTCACCTTCCCCTTGTTTATGTTTAATTCTTCAATTTTTTTGTGAATTGTATTTCTGTGAATTCCAAGATATTTTGCAGCTTCTGAGATATTTCCATTAGTATATTTTAAAACTTCCTCAATTATTATAGTTTCTGCCTTTTCTATTAATTTAATGTAGATATTTTTTTTCTCATTCTCCAACATCTGTTTTACTTCTTTTCGTATTCCTTCCTGCCAGTCTGTAGTAGTTGTTTCCTGTGGATATATATATTTTCTGACTATATCAGCAGTAATAGGCCTTTCCCTGTAAATAACTATCAGTTTATTAACCAGATTTTTTAATTCTCTTATATTTCCGGGAAAATCATAGCTCATAAGCGTTTCAATAGCATCTTCTGTAAAGCCACCTTTTTTAAGTTTATGGGTTTTTAGTGCCTGTTTTGTAAATAATTCAACAAGTTCAGGAATGTCCTCTTTCCTTTCCCTTAAAGGTGGAAGGTTTATTTCTATAACAGACAGCCTGTAGAACAGGTCTTCCCTAAATTTTCCGGAAGCAACCATTTTTACAAGGTCTTTATTGGTTGCAGCTATTACCCTTACATCAACCTTTATATTTTTGTTTGAGCCTACCGGAGTTATTTCCATTTCTTGCAGTGCTCTAAGCAATTTCCCCTGTGCTTCAAGGGGCAATTCGCTAATCTCATCTAAAAATAGCGTTCCTCCATTGGCCGCTTCAAATTTTCCTGTTTTTTTTCTGTCTGCTCCTGTAAATGCTCCTTTTTCGTATCCAAAAAGCTCGCTTTCTATAAGCCCTGCAGGTATTGCTGCACAGTTAATCGCTATAAAAGGTGCTTCTGCCCTGCCACTGTGTCTGTGTATAAGCTGTGCTACAACTTCTTTACCTGTTCCGCTTTCCCCTGTTATTAAAACAGGCTGATTACTTGCACTTGCTCTTCCTATTAGCTTAAAGACTTCCTGCATTTGTGGACTTTTACCGACTATATCTATTTCAGGCTGTTGTGTGGCAGTTTCTTTGGGAGTAATCTTTTTTATCTCTTGAACTACTTTTCTTATTTTTTCTATATCAAATGGCTTTGGTATATAGTCATAGGCACCAAGTTTCATTGCCTCAATTAGATAGTTATACTCATCATGACCGGAAATCATTACAACATATGGTCTATTTTCAAGGGAAACAATTGATTTGAGAATATCTATACCATTTGCATCTGGAAGAGAAATATCAAGGAAAACAATATCAGGGTTTTCCTCCTGAATAAACTGGATTGCCTTTCCGCCTGTTTCGAATGCTTTTGTTTCAATTCCTTCTTTTTGTAGAACCTTCTTCAGAACATTTCTTATTGTCCTTTCATCATCAAAAATAAAAGCCTTCATTTTTTACCTCTATCTGAAATAGGAAGCAGTATTTCAAATGTTGAATCACCTATATATCTTAAAACACCTCCATGGTCTTTTACTATTTTGTAAGAGGATGATAATCCGATACCCATTCCTGTTTTTTTGGTTGAGACAAACGGTAAAAAGAGTTTATCTATCATATCTTCTGGGACACCAGAACCACTATCTTTTATTCTGATAAAAATTTTGTTTCCTGCAGGTGAGTAAACCTTGTCCCAAGATATTCCTGTTGATATTCTGATTGTTCCTTTTTTATCTGTAGCTTCAATACCATTTTTTATTATGTTTATAAACACCCTAAGCATATAATCAGGGTCAACATAAAGGTCAGGGATACTTGGGTCATACAGCCTTTCAAATTGAACTTCCGGATATTGTTTTTCCAGAGATTTTATAGCCTCATCAATTACTTTGTGAATATTTATCTCCCTTTTTCTAAGGGGGATAGGTTTGGTTATATTTGTGATTTCATTAATCAGGCTTTCTATTCTTTTGACTTCGTATAGTATGTCCTCTACCAGTTCTTTATCGTTTATGTCCTCTTTAAGCAGCTGGGCAGCACCTTTTATTCCTCCAACGGGACCTTTCATATCATGGAATATAGAAGAAAGAAGTTTTGAAATGGTTATTATCAGTCCTTCTTTTCTAGCTACTTCTTCAAGTTCAACAAATCTTGTTATATCCCTTACAAGCAGTGTTATTCCTTTGTCTTCAAAAGGAAAGACATCTATCAAAAATTTGTTATTGTTAATCTCTTTAAAAATTCCTTTTACGGAACGGCCTGTTTTAATTGCTTCCATAGATAGCAGTTCAGCGAATAATTGATTGAGCTTAGATTTTCCTATCTGGGATTTTAGAAAATGACCTGCCTGGTTTGCGTAGATGATATCTCCTTCTTTAGAAACAACAATTAATGGGTCTTCTATACTCTCTAATATCTTTTCAAAATATTCCATTTTTTCAAAAAGGGGGAAAGCTCCCCCTGAGGTTTTATTTATTTATGTTTAAAAATTGCTGTTCTTCTCCTTTAACAGCCTCCTGAACATTCTGGGAAATTCTGTAAGCACAGAAAGATGGTCCGCACATTGAGCAGAACTTAGCTGATTTAAATCCTTCCTGTGGAAGTGTTTCATCATGGTATTTTCTTGCTGTTTCAGGATCTATTGCCAGCTCAAACTGCTTTTCCCAGTCAAACTCATATCTTGCTTTGGACATTGCGTCGTCCCACTCTTTTGCACCGGGTCTATGTCTTGCAAGGTCAGCTGCGTGTGCTGCTATTTTATAAGCTATAAGTCCCTGTTTAACGTCTTCTGCATTTGGAAGACCAAGGTGCTCTTTAGGTGTTACATAACAGAGCATTGACGCACCATACCATCCTGCCATAGCTGCACCGATAGCAGATGCAATATGGTCATATCCCGGAGCAATATCTGTTACCAATGGTCCCAACACGTAGAATGGTGCTTCATGGCAAAGCTCCATCTCTTTTTTAATATTCATCTCAATCTGGTCCATTGGAACGTGACCAGGACCTTCTATCATAACCTGAACACCATGCTCCCACGCCTTTTTAGTAAGTTCACCTAAAACTTTAAGTTCTGCAAATTGTGCCTCATCAGAAGCATCATTTATACATCCAGGTCTAAGTCCATCTCCAAGGGAGAATGTTACATCGTACTTTTTGAATATTTCACAAATCTTATCAAAGTTTGTATAAAGTGGATTTTGTTTTCCATGAACAGTCATCCATTCTGCCATTATTGAACCACCACGGGAAACAATTCCCATAAGCCTGTGGTTAACCAGTGGTAAAAACTCCCTTAAAACTCCTGCATGAATTGTCATATAATCAACACCCTGTTGAGCCTGATGCTCAATCATATCAAGGATATCCTGTTCTGTAAGGTTTTCTATTGAACGAACTTCTTGCAATGCCTGATATATAGGAACTGTTCCAACTGGAACAGGAGAGTTAGCAATAATTGCTTCCCTAATTTCATCTATATTTCCACCTGTTGATAAATCCATTACAGTGTCAGCTCCGTATTTAAGGGCAACTCTAAGCTTTTCCAGCTCTCCTTCTACATCAGAAACAACAGCAGAGTTTCCAATATTTGCATTTACTTTGCATTTAGCAGCGATACCAATAGCCATAGGCTCAAGGCTGTAATGGTTTATATTAGCAGGGATTACCATTCTTCCCCTTGCAACTTCATCTCTGATTAACTCTGCAGGAAGCTGTTCCCTTTGAGCTACATACTCCATTTCCGGAGTTATGACTCCCTCCCTTGCATAATCCATCTGGGTTTTACCATAGGTTGTGCTTCTTTTAACTCTGTATTTACTCATATCTAAACCTCCTGATTTTCCAAGTTTTGCTCCATTTATATACATTCAAAAGATAGTCTAAAAAATGAAAATGGTCATATAGAGGGTGCTTTTGAGAAAAAAATCACCACTCCCTACGACGGTATCAACCGTATCAGGTTCAAAGGGTATTTTCTCAGACCTTTATAGTCACCCCTGTGGCCTTATTCAGTTTCTATTAATATATACTTTTGGTCTAATTTAATCCAGTTTTTTATAAATGGCGCCTTCAGGTGTTAGAATACTCTCAATAATATTTACTTCAATATAAGCCTGACTGCCAAAATCTATATCAGAATACCTTTTTATTGCGTTTAAAAACTGCTGTTTTTTAACATGCTTTATTCTTTTTAAAGTAATATGCGGCACAAAATTTTTATCTGATTTATATCCCAAAACTGCAAGCTTTCCAGAAATAAATGAGTTTAGGCGAGATAATTCTCCATTTGTATCTTTTATTTTTACAAAGAAAACCCGTGGATTATATATGTTTGGGAACGCCCCAAGACCTGAAAACTGAATATCAACCTCTATCTCTTTATTCAAAACCGGAGATAAGACCTGCTTGATATTACTGATTTCTTTATCTGAGGAGTTTCCGATAAATGTGTATGTAATATGGAAGTTTTTTTCTGGAACCCATCTTCCTGCGATTATTCCGCCGAAGTCCTTTTTTATTTTTTCATATTTCAAATCAGGTATTTTTACAAATGAGCCAATAAATATTCTTTTCAAAAATCCACCTGCATTGAATTTCTATTTAATTACTTATAATTTTAAAGATATGAAAGTAGCAAAACAATTTCCAGTTGTTTTTGATGAAGAAAAAGGAATTTATATACCTCAGCCTACAAGATTCTGGATTTTAGACAAAAAACTACATTCGGCCATCTCCAGACTAGAAGAAAAGGGATTTATACAATTTTGGGAAAATAAAGTCTCTCAGGATGAGGAGTTATTTAACTTTTTTGTAAAACTTCACCTTAAAGAAATTCACGAAAGGGAAAGGCTTATCTCAAATAAAAATTATCCTGAATATGTAGTTCACAAGTTACTTTCAACAGGTATAGGTGGTATTCAGGATTACAATAAAAAGCCATTTAAGGTTAAATGTCTGCATCTTTGGACGGCATATCATCTTGGGGATGAAAAATTCAGAAATCCTATAGGTGAATTTGTGATAGAAAGGTTGTAATCAGTCGTTGTATTCTTATATTATTTAAGCTTTAAATAAAAATCTGAGGGAAATGAATGGTTTACGACACAGAATTTGATGTTGTTGTTATAGGTGGAGGACATGCAGGTATAGAAGCTGCTTTGGCAGCTGCAAAATTAGGGGTGAAAACAGCCCTTATAACACTGGACAAAGAAAAAATAGGCCTTATGCCTTGTAATCCGGCAATAGGTGGAATAGCAAAAGGTATCGTTGTCCGTGAGATAGATGCCTTCGGCGGTGAGATGGGAAAGGCCATAGATGCAACAGGCCTTCAGTATAAAACCCTAAACACAAGAAAAGGTCCTGCAGTCCGTTCACCAAGGGCACAGGCAGATAAAGAAGAATACAGAAAGTATATGGTAAATAAAACCCAGAACACTGAAAATCTAACTGTTATAGAAGGTGAAGCAACAGATATATTCCTAAAACCCCATTCAAATGAGGTGGAAGGGGTTGAGGTAGATGGAAAATTCAGGATAAGAACAAAATCCGTTGTTGTAACAACAGGAACATTCTTAGACGGTGTTATTCATATTGGAGATAAACAGATACCTGCTGGTAGAATGGGAGAAAAACCTGCAACAAAACTGCCTGAGTTTTACAGAAGGGCAGGATTTCCACTCCAAAGGTTTAAAACAGGAACTCCAGCAAGGCTTGATAAAAGGACAATTGATTTTTCAGGGCTTGAGGAAGCTCCAGGAGATGAGCCGCCACCAAAGTTTTCATTCTGGACAGAGCCTTATGGCTCATACTGGTTCAGAGAAGGTCAAAAAGACCAGGTTCCCTGCTACATAACACATACAACCCCAGAAACCCACAGAATAATAAGGGAAAATCTCCACAGAACAGCCCTTTACGGTGGTGCAATAACAGGGATTGGACCAAGATACTGCCCTTCCATAGAAGACAAAATTGTGAAGTTCGCCAACAAAGAAAGACATACAGTATGGCTTGAGCCTGAAACAAGAGACGGCATAAGCATTTATCCAAATGGACTTTCGACATCTTTGCCAGAGGAAATTCAATGGGAGATGTATTGTTCAATCCCGGGACTTGAAAATGTAGTTCTTCTAAAACCTGCTTATGCCATTGAATACGACATTGTCCCTCCAACAGAACTTTATCCAACCCTTGAAACAAAAAGAATACAAGGCCTCTACCATGCAGGAAACTTCAACGGAACCACTGGATACGAAGAAGCTGCAGGACAGGGACTTGTTGCCGGAATAAACGCAGCTTTAAGGGCTTTAGGAAAAGAACCATTTTACATAAGAAGAGATGAAGCTTATATCGGTGTTATGATAGATGACCTTACAACAAAAGGGGTTATAGAACCTTACAGACTGTTTACATCCCGTTCAGAATACAGACTTCATCTTAGACAGGATAACCCTATTCTCAGGCTTTATGAAAAAGCTTATAACCTTGGAATGCTAACAGAGGAGCAATATAGATATGTAAAAGAAACAGAAGAGGAAATAAAACAGTGGCTTGATAGATACAAGGAAGAAAAAACAAAAATCGGAGATAAAACAGTAACGGCCTTTGAACTTTTAAAAAGACCGGAAATGGACGTTGATAAGCTAAAAGAGTATGGAATTCCAACTCCAGAGAGGGATTACATAAAGGAAGAGATAGACATAAACGTTAAATACTCAGGCTACTTTGAAAGGGAAAAAAGAATGAATGAAAAGATGAGACATCTGGAAAATATAAAAATTCCAGAAGATATAAACTATGAGGAAATTCCAGGGCTAAGAAAAGAAATTATTCAAAAACTATCTAAAGCAAAACCAATGACCCTTGGCCATGCTGCAAGACTTGAGGGAATAACTCCTGCTGCGATAACAGCAATTATGATACATCTTGAAAAAATAAAAAAGGGGCATTAAGCCCCTTTTCCATTGAGTCTGCTTTTTAGCAGTTTTCCTGTTTTAAAATGAACTGTTCTTCTGGCAGGGACAAGAATCCTTTCACCTGTTCTTGGGTTTCTTGCCATTTTTTCAGGCCTTTCTTTAACTTTAAATGTTCCAAGACCTCTGATTTCTATTTTTTCTCCATTTTGAAGGCCTTCAATCATAGCCTCAAAAATCCCATTTACAATCTGGAATACATCCTTTCTGTCAAGATGTGGAAATTCCTCTGCAATAATCTCTATCAGGTCTGACTTTTTCATTTATCCTCCTCTATCTGATTAATATCAATTTTCATTATTTGCAGCTGCTGGAGACATCTATCACACACAGGTTGTCCATTTTTTCCTACGGAAACGTCATAAATCCAGCATCTTGGACATTTTTCTCCTTCAGCCTGTTTAACAGCTACAACAGCATCTTTAACACTTTCCCCTTCAATTACAACATTACCTTCCGGTTTTTCTGATAACTCAACTTGAGACACAGTAAAGAAAAATTTAATCCAGTCTATTCTTTCTTCAATTAGTTTTTTGTAATGTTCAGGAAGTTTGAGAATTACCTTGGCCTCATAAGGATGTCTGATAATATCTTGCTTACGGGCTTCTTCAAGGGCTTTCAGCACATCATCCCTGATTTTTAACAGGTCTGTATAGATATTTTCAAGCTCCTGATTTATTAAGCTTTCGTTGACAAGAGGCATTTCCTCAAGATGAATACTTTCTTTTGCTGTTTTATCAAACTCTCTAACATGGTTCCAGACTTCTTCCATAGTAAATGAAAGGATTGGCGCAAGCAGTTTAGCAAGTGATGTAAGCATTATATAAAGTGTTGTCTGTGCAGATTTTCTCTCAATGGTATCCGGTGCATATACATATAGCCTGTCCTTTAGAATATCCAGATATATAGCTGACAGGTCTACAATCATAAATTTCTTTATCTCATGGTATATTCTGTGAAATCTGTGGTTTTGGTAAGAGCTATGGGCTATATCAATTAATCTCTGGAGTTTAGACAGCATCCATCTGTCTATCTCAAGCATGTCTTCGTATTTGACCGTATCCGTTTCAGGATTAAAATCATAAAGGTTTCCAAGGAAGTATCTGAATGTATTTCTGATTTTTCTGTAGTCGTCTGCTATAGCCTTAAGAAGGTTCATTCCGATTTTTATATCTTCTGTATAATCCTCAGAAACAACCCACAGCCTTATAATATCAGCCCCGTACATTTTTATAACTTTTTCAGGGGCAATTACGTTTCCAAGGGATTTTGACATCTTGCGGCCTTTTTCATCAAGGATAAATCCATGGGTTAGGACACTGTCATAAGGGGCTCTGTCGTAAGATGCCACACCTTCAAGGAGCGAAGACTGGAACCAGCCTCTATGCTGGTCTGAACCTTCAAGATACATATCAGCAGGCCATCTAAGCTCTTCCCAGAAACCTGTTTTCAGAACAGATGCATGGGATACCCCTGAGTCAAACCACACATCAAGGATGTCTTCTTCCTTTCTAAACTCTGTGCCTCCACATTTTGGACATTTATAACCTTCTGGGAGCAGCTCCTTTGCATCTTTTTCAAACCATATATCAGCACCGTATTCGTAGTTTTCAACAAGCTTTGCCACATGCTCAAAAACTTCTTCTTCTTCCACTATATAATCACAATTTTCACAGTAGAAAACAGCTATTGGCACTCCCCAGCTTCTCTGTCTTGAGATACACCAGTCTGGTCTGTTTTCTACCATTGATTTAATTCTGTTTTCTCCCCAGTGAGGTATCCATTTAACCCTTTCTATCTCTTTAATAGCCTCTCCTCTAAGAGTGTTTCCATTCTCTAAAACGGCATCCATAGCGATAAACCACTGGGGTGTAGCTCTGAAAATAACAGGATTTTTACATCTCCAGCAGTGTGGATATGAGTGTTTTATTGTTTCATGATGGAGTAGTGCTCCAACCTCTTTGAGCTTTTCTATGATAGGCTCATTGGCATCAAAAACCCTTAATCCCTGAATAAACTCAGGGGCTTCCTTTGTAAATCTTCCTTCATCATCAACAGGAGCAAAAGGCTCAACTCCGTATCTCTGTCCTATCACATAGTCTTCCTGACCATGCCCAGGAGCCATGTGAACAAGGCCTGTTCCTGTCCCAAGCTCGACAAACTCAGAAAGGTATATCTTAGAAACCCTATCTATAAATGGATGTTTATACTCTAAAAACTCAAGTTCTCTACCTTTTACCTCTTTTATAACATTTCCTTCTATTCCTGTTTTTTCCTTAAAGCTTTCCAGTAGCTCCTTTGCCACTATGAAAACCTTTTCTCCTGCATCAAGGAAAACATAATCAAATTCAGGATTAACCATAACCCCAAGGTTAGCAGGAAGTGTCCATGGAGTTGTTGTCCATATTACAGCGTAAGTTTTTTTCTGAATATCAAACGGAGGTTCCACAAGCTCAAAGGCAACATAAACAGAAGGGTCCTTTTTATCTGCATATTCA includes the following:
- a CDS encoding lysylphosphatidylglycerol synthase transmembrane domain-containing protein, which produces MKKKAIKIFELFVSIAISAGFIYLFYRVIGFDKFVQFFKEINPVNIIIAFALYVGSYLTRTFRWKLTLSINQFKKLFKITAFNTVFNIFMPFRTGELSFFYMLKKENIPISESAVSFVSIRIFDALSLFAVFGMSFFLFKGMPLLAILTIVSMPLAAFVLKYFVSFIKHEKIKAFHDTKLTPKNIIVLYVLSVLTFILKFTAFYLVLPSGVDLSFVEAFFAASAGDLTTILPIHGIAGIGTYEGGYAGLLILFGIDKETALLSSVFVHLFMLMGAAVVAAFCYLFLRD
- a CDS encoding glycosyltransferase family 2 protein is translated as MEKVELSVVIPIYNEEENLPILYDKLKKVLDSLGKSYEIIFVNDGSTDRSWEIIKELSEKDPHVVGVNFRRNFGQTAAMSAGFETARGDIIITMDGDLQNDPEDIPKLLEVLDQGYDIVSGWRKDRKDAFISRTLPSRIANWLISKVTGVHLHDYGCSLKAYRAEVAKNLDFYGEMHRFLPALSKAIGAKVTEIPVKHHPRIYGKSKYGISRTFKVLLDLILVKFLLDYRTKPLRILGGWGAVLLLIGAVILLYLVGLKLFTGADIGNRPLLIFGTLFFLSGIQLISTGIVAELITRTYYESQGKRPYIIKEIIRDKKLEVVNRGLVEEKSH
- a CDS encoding tetratricopeptide repeat protein encodes the protein MRKILFLLVLVSGFALFSCAPKTSTVSETPQIKNATYYYKLGISYLEAGNNAQAIYYLRKAYQISPNDPDILNALGIAYSNVGEFQKAEQFLKKALEVAPDRAETYTNLGTILAREKKYNEAISYFHKAIENPNYMKKDLAYYNIAMIYKEIGDKKKEEENLKKAIAYNAYILPAYIALGNLYIQEKRYKDALNVFLAAVNKGASDAQIYLGLGKAYYYLNYPEKARIYLIKAKKLAENNELLKLEIDKYLNLIDQKTVKRRNIFNINQEGNITPSVEAHPNTENTNPYTERQTIAKYTPETQEKPQIVKPKIRFYVLVGRYSNKKAAISIAERLKAKGYNPEIKRDIIDGKAIYSVIIGYFKEYREASRFYRKNLRPLGIRGIVKFTRK
- a CDS encoding sigma-54 dependent transcriptional regulator, giving the protein MKAFIFDDERTIRNVLKKVLQKEGIETKAFETGGKAIQFIQEENPDIVFLDISLPDANGIDILKSIVSLENRPYVVMISGHDEYNYLIEAMKLGAYDYIPKPFDIEKIRKVVQEIKKITPKETATQQPEIDIVGKSPQMQEVFKLIGRASASNQPVLITGESGTGKEVVAQLIHRHSGRAEAPFIAINCAAIPAGLIESELFGYEKGAFTGADRKKTGKFEAANGGTLFLDEISELPLEAQGKLLRALQEMEITPVGSNKNIKVDVRVIAATNKDLVKMVASGKFREDLFYRLSVIEINLPPLRERKEDIPELVELFTKQALKTHKLKKGGFTEDAIETLMSYDFPGNIRELKNLVNKLIVIYRERPITADIVRKYIYPQETTTTDWQEGIRKEVKQMLENEKKNIYIKLIEKAETIIIEEVLKYTNGNISEAAKYLGIHRNTIHKKIEELNINKGKVRK
- a CDS encoding ATP-binding protein; this encodes MEYFEKILESIEDPLIVVSKEGDIIYANQAGHFLKSQIGKSKLNQLFAELLSMEAIKTGRSVKGIFKEINNNKFLIDVFPFEDKGITLLVRDITRFVELEEVARKEGLIITISKLLSSIFHDMKGPVGGIKGAAQLLKEDINDKELVEDILYEVKRIESLINEITNITKPIPLRKREINIHKVIDEAIKSLEKQYPEVQFERLYDPSIPDLYVDPDYMLRVFINIIKNGIEATDKKGTIRISTGISWDKVYSPAGNKIFIRIKDSGSGVPEDMIDKLFLPFVSTKKTGMGIGLSSSYKIVKDHGGVLRYIGDSTFEILLPISDRGKK
- the thiC gene encoding phosphomethylpyrimidine synthase ThiC: MSKYRVKRSTTYGKTQMDYAREGVITPEMEYVAQREQLPAELIRDEVARGRMVIPANINHYSLEPMAIGIAAKCKVNANIGNSAVVSDVEGELEKLRVALKYGADTVMDLSTGGNIDEIREAIIANSPVPVGTVPIYQALQEVRSIENLTEQDILDMIEHQAQQGVDYMTIHAGVLREFLPLVNHRLMGIVSRGGSIMAEWMTVHGKQNPLYTNFDKICEIFKKYDVTFSLGDGLRPGCINDASDEAQFAELKVLGELTKKAWEHGVQVMIEGPGHVPMDQIEMNIKKEMELCHEAPFYVLGPLVTDIAPGYDHIASAIGAAMAGWYGASMLCYVTPKEHLGLPNAEDVKQGLIAYKIAAHAADLARHRPGAKEWDDAMSKARYEFDWEKQFELAIDPETARKYHDETLPQEGFKSAKFCSMCGPSFCAYRISQNVQEAVKGEEQQFLNINK
- the thpR gene encoding RNA 2',3'-cyclic phosphodiesterase, coding for MKRIFIGSFVKIPDLKYEKIKKDFGGIIAGRWVPEKNFHITYTFIGNSSDKEISNIKQVLSPVLNKEIEVDIQFSGLGAFPNIYNPRVFFVKIKDTNGELSRLNSFISGKLAVLGYKSDKNFVPHITLKRIKHVKKQQFLNAIKRYSDIDFGSQAYIEVNIIESILTPEGAIYKKLD
- a CDS encoding DUF501 domain-containing protein, whose protein sequence is MKVAKQFPVVFDEEKGIYIPQPTRFWILDKKLHSAISRLEEKGFIQFWENKVSQDEELFNFFVKLHLKEIHERERLISNKNYPEYVVHKLLSTGIGGIQDYNKKPFKVKCLHLWTAYHLGDEKFRNPIGEFVIERL
- the mnmG gene encoding tRNA uridine-5-carboxymethylaminomethyl(34) synthesis enzyme MnmG, whose amino-acid sequence is MVYDTEFDVVVIGGGHAGIEAALAAAKLGVKTALITLDKEKIGLMPCNPAIGGIAKGIVVREIDAFGGEMGKAIDATGLQYKTLNTRKGPAVRSPRAQADKEEYRKYMVNKTQNTENLTVIEGEATDIFLKPHSNEVEGVEVDGKFRIRTKSVVVTTGTFLDGVIHIGDKQIPAGRMGEKPATKLPEFYRRAGFPLQRFKTGTPARLDKRTIDFSGLEEAPGDEPPPKFSFWTEPYGSYWFREGQKDQVPCYITHTTPETHRIIRENLHRTALYGGAITGIGPRYCPSIEDKIVKFANKERHTVWLEPETRDGISIYPNGLSTSLPEEIQWEMYCSIPGLENVVLLKPAYAIEYDIVPPTELYPTLETKRIQGLYHAGNFNGTTGYEEAAGQGLVAGINAALRALGKEPFYIRRDEAYIGVMIDDLTTKGVIEPYRLFTSRSEYRLHLRQDNPILRLYEKAYNLGMLTEEQYRYVKETEEEIKQWLDRYKEEKTKIGDKTVTAFELLKRPEMDVDKLKEYGIPTPERDYIKEEIDINVKYSGYFEREKRMNEKMRHLENIKIPEDINYEEIPGLRKEIIQKLSKAKPMTLGHAARLEGITPAAITAIMIHLEKIKKGH
- a CDS encoding HU family DNA-binding protein, whose product is MKKSDLIEIIAEEFPHLDRKDVFQIVNGIFEAMIEGLQNGEKIEIRGLGTFKVKERPEKMARNPRTGERILVPARRTVHFKTGKLLKSRLNGKGA